A stretch of DNA from Triticum dicoccoides isolate Atlit2015 ecotype Zavitan chromosome 2A, WEW_v2.0, whole genome shotgun sequence:
GCGCTTACTTTGCTCGGAAAAAGATCGACATGCCGATGTATTGGGAGCAAATAAAAGATCCACCTCCATGCAATAATTTTCTCGACGACGAGAAGAGGCGACGAAGGCGGCGTCGTCTTCTCTTCCCTCCCTGTCATCCGGTCTCCTCTTTGATTCTTCTGCTAATCATCAGCtgatccttccttctccctctcccctccgtGCTCCCTGCACAATCCGTACCCTCCTCCGTCGTGCCATTTCGTTTTGGCCCCGTCCAATCCCCCCATCCGAGGCGGACAAGAACACGGCCGGCCGTTCCCTGTTCCCTAGATCTGCGTGGCGGCGGCGACAGGCCGAGTCCGTCAGGAGGGCGCTCCCCCGCCGTCAAAACCCAATCTTGGCGTCTGGCTgcgcgtcttcttcttcctcctgcgTGCTGTCGAGGGCgacaagggaaggaggaggaggaggataagTTGGTCAGGGATGGTGCCGTGGGAAGGCTACGTGAGCGACGAGACCATGGGCACCTTCGCGCCCATCCTGCTCTACTGGGTCTACGCCGGCGGCTACCAGCTCGTCCTGCACCGCCGCCCGCTCGAGCGCTACAGGCTCCACACgcgggccgaggaggaggacaagaACCTCGTCGCCCTCCCCGCCGTCGTGCGCGGCGTGCTCCTGCAGCAGCTCGTGCAGGCCATCGTCGCCATGATCCTCTTCATGGTAAGTAAGCCTACAATCCCTTCAGGCTTTGGCATTGCTGCTCCCATTACTTCAGTGACGTAAGCTGCCATGGATATGAACAGAAACCCGGCCGAGCTATTCAGTATAATTCCTCACATTTTGGCTTGTGCTACAGTTACAGCTTTTTTTTTCTGTCTCTTTTGCATTGCAGACCATTGGCACattaggttgctaccatcactatatgaatatggtttattaCTCAAAAGTGTTCTGATAAAAAGTTACTCAAAAACTTCAATGGAAAACCTTCAGAGCAGAGTCGATTCTCTTGTCTCTCTGGTGATAATTCTTTCGAGTTGGGCGGGCAAGGAAAAAGAATATGCTGTGTTATAAGAGCTTGGACACGTAGAAATTAACAAGACTAATAGTTGGAGGCAGTTTCTTAACATTTTTCACATAGGCAGTTCATTTGGTGAAGAATATTACTGCTGTCCTTGATACAGTGAATGTATATGTTCATTGTCTTCTGACCTTTGCTCTATGTGGATTTCAAATAGAGTGGTTTTTCTGGCTAACTAGTTAACTTTTGGAGAAATTGTCTGTAGTTGAATTATGATTGCTTAAATACCTACCACTTATGATAACTTTATAAGTGGTAGCCAGAATGATAACTTTATACTTATCACTTTTGGAGAAATTGTCTGACCTTTGCTCTATGTTGGCTAACTAGTTAACTTTTCAAATAGAGGTGTTGACTTATCCATCGACTGGCTTCCCCTGATTCAACACCTCTGTTTTCAAAACAGTTGGCTCTGAAAAGCTCTGCTCATTCTGGCTTCTATCCAGCCACAGTGTCATGTAATATTGTCTTACATAGTGGAACAGATAACCTATCCATTGACCAATGAGTGCGGCTAATCACTTTCTCCTAAAAGATGTCATATTTATCCAATGTGGGACAACAGTCCATAATTTCTCAGAATGAGCATTACTCTTCAGTGTCCTAATTCACTAAAGTTCACATTATTCATCAAGTGAGAACAGCAGTTTGTAAAGTCCTAGCAGTAACACATCAGCACATCAGCCCTTTTGTATGTAATCTGTTCAGAATGGTTATTTCATTCTGGACGATTTTACCTGCATCCAACGAATGAATGGACCATTTCTTATAAACATTGCATGCTTGCAGAATTAAAAGCAAAGTTGGTTGATGGCTTGAAATTGCTGAAAATAAAGCTGCAGCATTGATATTATCCTAAAGATTCAGGCAGGCttcgtaaattcactcattttagtTATCTGTACTGTCCTGAAGATTTCTAATCACAAAGAAAAGCAAGGCAATTGTTTGTCGATGGTGCCAACAATAGAACGGCTGTATGCTTGTGCTGGTCTGTTTATGTTGCATCTGTCAGGTTGATGAGAACTTTCAACAATTGTCGTTTGTTTTCAATTTTCTTAATGGACAAATAATTCATCGTTTAACCTATCTAACCTGATCCTGTGGCATTATTTGCAGATTACTTCAGATAATTCAACGGTTCTAGTCCAGCCATCTATGGTGGTTCAGTCGTTTCAGTTCTTGGTTGCAATGCTGGTGATGGACACATGGCAGTATTTCGTGCACCGCTACATGCATCAGAACAAATTCCTTTACCGACATATCCACTCACAACATCACCGGCTGATCGTTCCTTACGCTATCGGGGCTCTCTACAACCACCCACTGGAGGGGCTCCTATTGGACACTTTAGGTGGTGCTATGTCCTTCTTGGTCTCCGGTATGACGCCAAGGACCGCCGTATTCTTCTTCTGTTTTGCGGTACTCAAGACGGTTGATGATCACTGTGGACTTTGGTTGCCATATAACATCttccagcacttgttccaaaataacACGGCGTACCATGATATTCACCATCAGCTCCAAGGCACAAAGTACAATTACTCTCAGCCGTTCTTCTCAATATGGGACAGAATCCTAGGAACCCACATGGCCTACGACCTAGTGAGCCGCAAGGAAGGGGGGTTCGAAGCGAGGCCATTGCGAGACTAGCTTCGAGCTCATTGAAGTGTATAGAACTCCAGCGATTCAGCGGGATATCCGATGCTCTTCCACTCTCCTCGTGATGGTCAGTTCACAGGGGCCATCTAACTTCTTGTAAGATGATGAAGGTATTCCAGCACTCCCGGTTCGTCTCTTTTTTCACGTCTTGGTGGAAGCCATTCGGCACCGTAGAAGACGCTGAAGATGTCGCGTTCCTTGTTGTTTTTTCGGTTGTTCCTACAGTTGATATAGTGCGCGTGTTTCTGTACGGGTATAGCCGGGGTACTTGCGAGTCTCTGAAGGTTCCTTCTTGTGGAAAGCTGCAGTTTAATTACGTCGCTGTGCAGATAGTGTATTCGCAAATCAGTCACACTTCTGTATGTATCCAATTATTTATGTAACTGAATCTTTGGGCATGACTATGACCTTCAACCCCACATTTGGCTTCTAGTGTATAGTTTCTGTCTGATTAATCACATGTCAATCAGCTTTGATGGTATTCATCGTGTGCCAATTATTGAGATGCATGTAATCTGGATGAGAATTCAGGTCCGGTCTGTTGCATGTTTCAGAAACAGAAAACATGAAAGGAATGgggaaaaaaaagaagaaatcctGTTTTGTATGGTTCTTTAGTTTTTTGCCATCTCGAAGTGAAAGTTCTATTACCTGTTGGGGATGAAACACACCTCTTTGCAGACAAGTACAGTATGAGACTAGCTGGCTATTCGTCAGTTGCCTGACAGAAAAATCATTTCAGTCGATTCCTCGGTCTCCATCCTCCTCGTCCTCTGATGTTTACCCGCCGGCCTGACTCCCGTTCACCTTCACCTCCACCCGTGGCTGGCTTCGCCGCCTCTGGTTGAACGCCGTGTGGCAGGCCGCACCGTCCCGTCTCTAGCTCGTGGAAACTGATCGACGCCGATTCCATTTTCAGGCGAACTAGTGTTTGGCAAATGCGGAGAGACGGAGAAGGTAAAGGCGAAGATAGTAGAGTGTTATGATCAGTGGTGCCGTTCCAAGTGGTACTAACACAGTCGACAGAAGATGCCAAGCTCAGATGGTAGTGACACCACCATGCGGCGGTTTGGTGCTGACGAAATCAGATCGCTCGCCATGCCGATGCCGGTAGGGCCTGTACTCTCGGGTGCCGGGTTCCTTTCACGTAGCAGCAAATTAAGTCCCCGGGGAAGCCATGGCAGTTCACGTCGAGCGCATCGCTCTGTGAGTGGCTCCGGTGCGAGAGGTGAGGTGACACGAGTTGAACTTGGGATGGAGGCGAGCCAACGACTCCCGGTGCTCAGCTCAACCGAGGCGCCGGCCGTGGATCGTGTCGTGAGCCTCGACCCTTTTGGCATGGCGTGTTGGATTCTAGCTCGCGCATCGGCATCGCATGGTAGGTGTTGGGTAAGTAAGCTGTATATAGCCGTGGCTGATCCGTAGAGGCGAAGGGATGGCGACGAGGCCTGCTGCATATGTAATGCACGTTCCGTGGAAGATCATGCACGCAGGGCAGGCTTGAGGCTTGACATATTCAGGCAATCAGGCAGCGACCTCGTCGCATGTCCGGCGGCTGTCACATCTCGTCTCGCTTTAAGTACATCGCCTGCATtctgtttgatttgatttgattgggCCCTAGGCAGCTGATCCAATCCATCACTGATACACGCCTCGACGACATCGACCCCCCAACAAGTTGCCCCCGCGCGCGCGTCGGCTAGCCGGCCGGCCGGGGAGACTACCGGCGACGGAGCGCCGTGCTAGTGGGCGGGGCACCTTGGCATTTGGGGTGCTCCGGCTGGCCGGCCGACACGGTCTGCCCATCATCCATGTGGCCTCCTGCCTGCCACATTGATCATTGACATTGAGACCGTCCACAGCACCGATGACCAGCTACGCAGGTTACGCCTCAGGGTAGCTGCCACGTCCGGTCGAACAACTCGCCACGGCGAGTCGATCGTGCTCAGAAATCCGTCGCGAGCCAAAAGTAGTTGGCTCGCAAGAGAATCTGCGGCCGGTAACATAGCACCACCCAAGTGTTCATCCTGTGTGTGTTCTAAAGAAATGTTTCCTCCATCATCAGATTATTATTTAACTTCAGTAATAAGCTTACATAAAGTAATTAACCAGGTTCCACGCTCTTCCGCGCTATGAACCTGCATCCAGTTGAATCGATCCACAGACACAGAGTCAAAGACACATATGTGGATCATGCATCCCTGGCTAGCAGCTTAATTAGTGCACGTACTAGTGGACGATCGAATTACTACACGGGGTAGTAGTACATGCTATGGTGTACGCGTACGTGCGTAATACGATGAGGATCATCGCTGGTAAACGGATCGAGTTCATAGCTTTGGAGAAGCTTAATGAACTAGCGCTTGAGCTTGAACCCGTGGCCGTCGTCGTggtgctcctcgtcctcctcctcctccgagtaGAACTCCACGATCTCCGACAGGTCGTCGGCGGCCGCGCCGTCGGTGGCGGCCAGCCAGAGCAGGTGCTCGAACAGCAGCGCGTCCACGgccaccgccaccgcgccgccaGCGGTCCGGCGCCCAGCCGCGGCCAGCAGCCGGCGCACTGGCTCGGCCTCCAGTACTGCCGGGTCCACGTGGAACACGCTCCTCGCCTTTGCCGTCGTGCCCACCTCCACCCTCACCACGTCGACGGACGCCGACTCGAGGCGCCGGTATCCGTGGCCGTGGCCGCGGCGGGAGGCGGCCGAGCGGAGGAAGGTGTAGCAGCCGGCGGCGGAGGGCCGCGGCGACGGGGCCTCCTCGTCGGGGAGCGCGCCGTGGTGGTGAGGCATTGTTGCGGGGTTTCTTGCTATTGGCCTACGGGAGGAACTGGCCAGACCGGAGGTAACCTGGCGGCCGGCCGGAGGCAAAGTGTTTGGCTTCCGTGAGTGAGCGAGCGAAGCGATCGGCGGCCTTGCGTTGCGTGGTGAAGTCCTTTTATGTTGGACGG
This window harbors:
- the LOC119353710 gene encoding very-long-chain aldehyde decarbonylase GL1-9; the encoded protein is MVPWEGYVSDETMGTFAPILLYWVYAGGYQLVLHRRPLERYRLHTRAEEEDKNLVALPAVVRGVLLQQLVQAIVAMILFMITSDNSTVLVQPSMVVQSFQFLVAMLVMDTWQYFVHRYMHQNKFLYRHIHSQHHRLIVPYAIGALYNHPLEGLLLDTLGGAMSFLVSGMTPRTAVFFFCFAVLKTVDDHCGLWLPYNIFQHLFQNNTAYHDIHHQLQGTKYNYSQPFFSIWDRILGTHMAYDLVSRKEGGFEARPLRD
- the LOC119359132 gene encoding uncharacterized protein LOC119359132, translating into MPHHHGALPDEEAPSPRPSAAGCYTFLRSAASRRGHGHGYRRLESASVDVVRVEVGTTAKARSVFHVDPAVLEAEPVRRLLAAAGRRTAGGAVAVAVDALLFEHLLWLAATDGAAADDLSEIVEFYSEEEEDEEHHDDGHGFKLKR